In Trifolium pratense cultivar HEN17-A07 linkage group LG7, ARS_RC_1.1, whole genome shotgun sequence, a genomic segment contains:
- the LOC123898001 gene encoding uncharacterized protein LOC123898001 isoform X1, producing the protein MPRMEEILNLPVQELPCSEFSAENINWIKLEGGHQGGDDIALIPFTRVDDFVKGESSNPACPANFRVESRRKRAAGSVAKPRVDGYLEYTLYWCSYGPEDYRESESGIVDSTSAKPASGKGSRPGRRHMMRGCLCHFTVKRLYTRPHLALIIYNQRRHVDKSGVPCHGIFDIDAVGTRAMYAPRISDELRHRVMSMLYVGISLDNILQHHAEVMQKQGGPLNRDDFLTRNDVRNMERTIRNSSLELLGNDECSVKIWIQRHKKDVFYFQDNSSSESFILGIQTDWQLQQMLRYGNNSFISFHSTFGLKKLKYPVCSLLVFDSSQKAIPVAWIITSSFVGKDIHKWIVLLSERLRTKDPRWRPSAIFLDDPSFNCSIIREAFQCRILLCTWHVRRTWIKKLFKKCCNFEVQREMFRQLGWILYSTRCGPNATDAIEEFMQIFVDQCAFIDYFKSHTLAIIDVWINGIKSLHVTTPEPHAAMESYHLKLKSTLLKENYANLWSRVNWLIHTLTTEFHSLYWLDQYSLETGYFENLRDNSFSTNAWYHALRIPDVDVVLDEQNLRLAKVLSQTDRNLVYTIWNPGSEFSLCDCSWSKLGNVCKHVIKVATFCRNRQIARPLLSAQIYNQALLTLLNNP; encoded by the exons ATGCCAAGAATGGAAGAGATACTGAACCTTCCAGTGCAAGAGCTTCCTTGTTCTGAGTTTTCAGCTGAAAATATAAATTGGATAAAATTGGAAGGTGGTCATCAAGGTGGTGATGATATTGCTTTGATTCCTTTTACTAGAGTTGATGATTTTGTAAAAGGGGAATCTTCTAATCCAGCATGCCCTGCTAATTTTCGCGTTGAATCGAGACGAAAGAGGGCTGCCGGGAGTGTTGCTAAACCAAGGGTTGATGGATATCTTGAATATACATT ATACTGGTGTTCTTATGGACCTGAAGACTATCGAGAAAGTGAATCGGGTATTGTGGATTCCACAAGTGCCAAACCTGCTTCAGGGAAGGGTAGCAGGCCGGGGAGGCGTCACATGATGAGAGGCTGCCTTTGCCATTTCACTGTTAAAAGACTATACACCCGACCTCACCTTGCCCTAATAATATACAACCAGAGAAGGCATGTAGATAAATCAGGGGTGCCGTGTCATGGAATATTTGACATAGATGCGGTAGGGACAAGAGCTATGTATGCGCCTCGAATTTCAGATGAGTTACGCCATAGGGTTATGTCTATGCTTTATGTTGGAATATCTTTGGACAATATACTACAGCACCATGCAGAGGTGATGCAGAAACAAGGTGGACCCTTAAACCGTGATGATTTTCTCACTCGAAATGATGTGCGCAACATGGAAAGGACTATTCGTAATTCTTCACTTGAGCTACTGGGAAATGACGAGTGCAGTGTAAAGATATGGATTCAGCGTCATAAGAAGGATGTTTTCTATTTCCAAGATAATTCAAGCTCGGAATCTTTTATTTTGGGTATACAGACAGATTGGCAGCTTCAACAAATGCTTCGCTATGGAAATAATAGTTTCATTTCTTTTCATTCAACATTTGGCTTGAAGAAGCTTAAG TATCCGGTATGTTCTTTACTTGTTTTCGATTCATCTCAAAAAGCAATTCCAGTTGCTTGGATCATCACCTCATCTTTTGTTGGTAAAGATATCCATAAATGGATTGTATTGCTATCTGAAAGATTACGAACCAAGGATCCCAGATGGAGACCTAGTGCTATTTTTTTGGACGATCCATCTTTTAACTGTTCTATCATAAG AGAGGCATTCCAGTGTCGCATTCTATTATGTACCTGGCATGTTCGTCGTACTTGGATAAAAAAGCTTTTCAAGAAATGCTGCAACTTTGAGGTGCAGCGCGAGATGTTTAGGCAATTGGGATGGATTCTGTACTCTACAAGATGTGGACCAAATGCTACGGATGCAATTGAAGAGTTTATGCAAATTTTTGTTGACCAGTGTGCATTCATTGACTACTTCAAGAGTCATACTCTAGCCATTATAG ATGTGTGGATTAATGGCATAAAATCACTCCATGTGACAACTCCCGAGCCACATGCTGCAATGGAATCCTATCACTTAAAACTAAAATCCACTCTTTTGAAGGAGAATTATGCTAATTTATGGTCTAGAGTTAACTGGTTAATCCACACTTTAACTACTGAATTTCACTCATTATACTGGCTAGACCAATACAGTTTAGAAACCGGGTATTTTGAGAATCTGCGGGACAATTCTTTCTCCACTAATGCTTGGTATCATGCTCTTCGTATTCCAGATGTTGATGTCGTACTGGACGAGCAAAACCTCCGACTTGCCAAAGTATTATCTCAGACTGACAGAAACTTGGTGTATACAATTTGGAATCCTGGTTCAGAATTTTCGCTTTGTGATTGTTCTTGGTCTAAGCTGGGAAACGTCTGTAAACATGTCATCAAGGTGGCAACTTTCTGTAGAAATCGGCAGATTGCACGTCCTTTATTGTCTGCTCAAATATATAACCAGGCTCTGCTCACCCTTCTCAATAATCCTTGA
- the LOC123894320 gene encoding putative FBD-associated F-box protein At5g53635, translating into MSRLIDIISALPDALLHHILFFLPTKEAAATMTLSKRWKPLLSIINLDDQHFPDPSAFREMFNSFTTNRDKTLPIHSFQLICRGHNHYCIDDIPNFVNAVVQRNVENLSIDLSNSLFPTFVLTTKFLSVLKLKKLLLDDFRSVDLPSLKFLCLESVTFTHHSYLIKILSACPVLEELETKDLTVKKIYGLHRYCPDTYVTWLSKLARANISGRHVFYDCLNNAEHLQLHVVFPYGLHNMFHNLTYIELALDLLPRRGFFKWNWLMKLLPKSPKLQTLIIHEVDIVNNFADKEWVSIPKIVPECLLYHLTTCSIRNYSRINWELPFAKYIMGNSRVLSTMTIQIAKSVKSDTKIQMCKELSLCPRNSATCKLLFI; encoded by the exons ATGTCACGGTTGATAGACATAATCAGTGCTCTACCAGACGCTCTTCTTCATCACATTCTCTTTTTTCTTCCGACAAAAGAGGCTGCCGCCACAATGACCCTCTCAAAGAGGTGGAAACCACTACTTTCCATAATCAACTTAGATGATCAACACTTTCCAGACCCTTCCGCCTTTCGTGAAATGTTCAACTCTTTCACCACAAATAGAGATAAAACTCTACCAATCCACTCATTCCAGCTCATATGTCGCGGCCACAACCACTATTGCATAGACGATATCCCCAATTTTGTTAATGCCGTAGTTCAACGGAATGTTGAAAACCTCAGCATTGATCTCTCCAACTCACTATTCCCTACTTTTGTTCTAACTACCAAATTCTTGTCAGTCCTCAAATTGAAGAAGTTACTATTGGACGATTTTCGTTCTGTTGATCTTCCCTCGCTCAAATTCCTTTGTTTAGAATCTGTCACTTTCACACATCATTCATATCTTATCAAAATCCTATCCGCCTGTCCGGTTCTAGAGGAGTTGGAAACAAAAGATTTAACTGTAAAGAAAATTTATGGCCTGCATCGTTATTGTCCAGATACATACGTTACATGGTTATCCAAATTGGCCCGAGCTAACATTTCTGGTAGACATGTTTTCTACGATTGCCTTAACAATGCGGAGCATCTGCAACTACACGTCGT GTTCCCCTATGGCCTACACAATATGTTTCACAATTTAACCTACATTGAGCTTGCATTAGACCTTTTGCCTCGTCGAGGGTTCTTCAAGTGGAACTGGTTGATGAAGCTGCTTCCAAAATCCCCCAAACTTCAAACTCTTATCATTCATGAG GTTGATATAGTAAACAATTTTGCTGATAAAGAATGGGTGAGTATACCAAAAATTGTTCCAGAATGCCTCTTATATCATCTTACAACATGTTCAATTAGAAATTACAGCCGCATAAATTGGGAACTTCCATTTGCAAAATATATCATGGGTAATTCAAGAGTACTAAGCACCATGACAATTCAGATTGCCAAATCCGTAAAGTCAGATACAAAAATCCAAATGTGCAAGGAGTTATCTTTGTGCCCAAGGAATTCAGCCACAtgcaaacttttatttatttga
- the LOC123898375 gene encoding 60S acidic ribosomal protein P0-like — protein MAVKPTKAEKKQNYDAKLCQLLDEFNQILVVNADNVGSNQLQSIRRGLRGDSIVLMGKNTMMKRSVRIHAEKTGNNAFLNLIPLLVGNVGLIFTKGDLKEVSEEVAKYKVGAPARVGLVAPIDVVVQPGNTGLDPSQTSFFQVLNIPTKINKGTVEIITPVELIKKGDKVGSSEAALLSKLAIRPFSYGLVVLSVYDNGSVFSPEVLDLTDDDLVAKFASGVSMVASLSLAISYPTLAAAPHMFVNAYKNVLALAVVTEYSFPEADKVKEYLKDPSKFAVAAVAAPAAAASGGAPAAAKEEAKKEEPEEESDDDIGMGLFGDD, from the exons ATGGCAGTGAAACCTACAAAAGCTGAGAAGAAGCAGAATTACGATGCTAAACTCTGCCAACTTCTCGATGAATTCAACCAAATCCTTGTTGTTAATGCTGACAATGTTGGATCAAATCAGTTACAGAGTATTCGTAGAGGTTTACGTGGTGACTCCATTGTTCTCATGGGGAAGAATACCATGATGAAACGTTCTGTTCGTATTCATGCTGAGAAAACCGGAAACAATGCTTTTCTTAACCTCATTCCTCTTCTtgtt GGAAATGTAGGTTTGATTTTCACAAAAGGTGACTTGAAGGAAGTTAGTGAAGAGGTTGCTAAGTACAAG GTTGGAGCTCCTGCTCGTGTTGGTTTGGTTGCTCCAATTGATGTGGTTGTTCAACCGGGCAACACAGGGCTCGACCCCTCTCAGACCTCTTTTTTCCAG GTGCTCAATATCCCAACCAAGATTAACAAGGGTACTGTTGAAATCATTACCCCTGTGGAACTTATTAAGAAAGGAGACAAGGTTGGATCTTCTGAAGCTGCATTGCTATCCAAGTTAGCCATTAGGCCCTTTTCATACGGGCTCGTTGTCCTCTCTGTTTACGATAATGGTTCAGTGTTTAGCCCCGAGGTTCTTGACCTTACTGACGATGACCTTGTTGCGAAGTTTGCTAGTGGTGTGTCAATGGTTGCTTCACTTTCATTGGCCATCTCCTACCCAACACTTGCAGCTGCCCCTCATATGTTTGTCAATGCATACAAGAATGTTCTTGCACTGGCTGTTGTTACAGAATATTCTTTCCCTGAGGCAGATAAGGTTAAGGAGTACCTCAAG GACCCAAGTAAATTTGCCGTAGCTGCAGTTGCTGCACCAGCTGCTGCTGCTTCTGGTGGTGCCCCTGCTGCTGCCAAGGAGGAGGCAAAGAAGGAAGAGCCCGAAGAAGAGTCCGATGACGACATTGGAATGGGTCTGTTTGGTGATGATTAG
- the LOC123898001 gene encoding uncharacterized protein LOC123898001 isoform X2, whose amino-acid sequence MPRMEEILNLPVQELPCSEFSAENINWIKLEGGHQGGDDIALIPFTRVDDFVKGESSNPACPANFRVESRRKRAAGSVAKPRVDGYLEYTLYWCSYGPEDYRESESGIVDSTSAKPASGKGSRPGRRHMMRGCLCHFTVKRLYTRPHLALIIYNQRRHVDKSGVPCHGIFDIDAVGTRAMYAPRISDELRHRVMSMLYVGISLDNILQHHAEVMQKQGGPLNRDDFLTRNDVRNMERTIRNSSLELLGNDECSVKIWIQRHKKDVFYFQDNSSSESFILGIQTDWQLQQMLRYGNNSFISFHSTFGLKKLKYPVCSLLVFDSSQKAIPVAWIITSSFVGKDIHKWIVLLSERLRTKDPRWRPSAIFLDDPSFNCSIIREAFQCRILLCTWHVRRTWIKKLFKKCCNFEVQREMFRQLGWILYSTRCGPNATDAIEEFMQIFVDQCAFIDYFKSHTLAIIDVWINGIKSLHVTTPEPHAAMESYHLKLKSTLLKENYANLWSRVN is encoded by the exons ATGCCAAGAATGGAAGAGATACTGAACCTTCCAGTGCAAGAGCTTCCTTGTTCTGAGTTTTCAGCTGAAAATATAAATTGGATAAAATTGGAAGGTGGTCATCAAGGTGGTGATGATATTGCTTTGATTCCTTTTACTAGAGTTGATGATTTTGTAAAAGGGGAATCTTCTAATCCAGCATGCCCTGCTAATTTTCGCGTTGAATCGAGACGAAAGAGGGCTGCCGGGAGTGTTGCTAAACCAAGGGTTGATGGATATCTTGAATATACATT ATACTGGTGTTCTTATGGACCTGAAGACTATCGAGAAAGTGAATCGGGTATTGTGGATTCCACAAGTGCCAAACCTGCTTCAGGGAAGGGTAGCAGGCCGGGGAGGCGTCACATGATGAGAGGCTGCCTTTGCCATTTCACTGTTAAAAGACTATACACCCGACCTCACCTTGCCCTAATAATATACAACCAGAGAAGGCATGTAGATAAATCAGGGGTGCCGTGTCATGGAATATTTGACATAGATGCGGTAGGGACAAGAGCTATGTATGCGCCTCGAATTTCAGATGAGTTACGCCATAGGGTTATGTCTATGCTTTATGTTGGAATATCTTTGGACAATATACTACAGCACCATGCAGAGGTGATGCAGAAACAAGGTGGACCCTTAAACCGTGATGATTTTCTCACTCGAAATGATGTGCGCAACATGGAAAGGACTATTCGTAATTCTTCACTTGAGCTACTGGGAAATGACGAGTGCAGTGTAAAGATATGGATTCAGCGTCATAAGAAGGATGTTTTCTATTTCCAAGATAATTCAAGCTCGGAATCTTTTATTTTGGGTATACAGACAGATTGGCAGCTTCAACAAATGCTTCGCTATGGAAATAATAGTTTCATTTCTTTTCATTCAACATTTGGCTTGAAGAAGCTTAAG TATCCGGTATGTTCTTTACTTGTTTTCGATTCATCTCAAAAAGCAATTCCAGTTGCTTGGATCATCACCTCATCTTTTGTTGGTAAAGATATCCATAAATGGATTGTATTGCTATCTGAAAGATTACGAACCAAGGATCCCAGATGGAGACCTAGTGCTATTTTTTTGGACGATCCATCTTTTAACTGTTCTATCATAAG AGAGGCATTCCAGTGTCGCATTCTATTATGTACCTGGCATGTTCGTCGTACTTGGATAAAAAAGCTTTTCAAGAAATGCTGCAACTTTGAGGTGCAGCGCGAGATGTTTAGGCAATTGGGATGGATTCTGTACTCTACAAGATGTGGACCAAATGCTACGGATGCAATTGAAGAGTTTATGCAAATTTTTGTTGACCAGTGTGCATTCATTGACTACTTCAAGAGTCATACTCTAGCCATTATAG ATGTGTGGATTAATGGCATAAAATCACTCCATGTGACAACTCCCGAGCCACATGCTGCAATGGAATCCTATCACTTAAAACTAAAATCCACTCTTTTGAAGGAGAATTATGCTAATTTATGGTCTAGAGTTAACTG A